A window of Serinus canaria isolate serCan28SL12 chromosome 27, serCan2020, whole genome shotgun sequence genomic DNA:
tcctgggacccctgcaaacaccccCACAGGCATAAAATCAATTTATCAATAGTGACACTGTATacaagtgaaagaaaaacaaatcctgtAATCTTTGCTGACAAACCTTTCTTGGAACTGTTTTGAGGGGATCAAGCCTGCTCTGAGGTTGGTGTCCCCAACACGTTTGGCTTGCCACCAGGTGGGATCATCCTGGCTCACAACCTCCAGCACGTGGCGTCGTTTGAAGGGCAGCCCGGCCTCCTGGCAAGGAATGGCTCTGTCCTCCTTGGGGTTATAGCAGAAAAGTGCCCTCATAAACACCTGCAAGACAAAGGGAACATgtcatttcttcttgtcctatCTGGAATTTTAAAGGTCTCCTTTAAAAGGCTTTCCCAAGTGCTAATGCTGCTAATGACATATATTACTTTATTCCTCCTGCAAGCACTCAAAAATACAGACACCTGGCAGcttatgcagaaaaataaattaactttcCAAAATATACCCAGAATTGAGTATGGAACATGAGACCCAAAAGACCAAAGTTCCAAGAAACACAGATCATAATTTACATTAAGTACAAAATGCAATAAAGGAATTATGACTGTGTtcccaggggtcccaggatgagggaagagatgagaatcttgactccatgtttcagaaggcagattcattattttatgatatatattatattaaaatatactaaaagaacagcagaaaggatttctgcagaaggcttagctaagaatagcaaaggaatgaataacaaaggtttgtttCTGACCAAGAcagcctgcacagctgggctgggattggccattgattggaaacaaccagatgagaccaatcccagatccacctgctgcattccacagcagcagataagaattgtttaccctttgttcctgaggcctctcagcttctcaggagggaaaaaatcctaaggaaagttttttttcataaaacatgttaGTAACAGGAatggttggaaaaaaaaattaaggagagggagaaaacagtaaaaatggatttttggcAAAGTTGCCCAGTTGTAAAGACTGTCCTTAAAATGTTCCTTTAATGCATCAAATCTACTGTTTGACTTTGGATTTGTATCTTAACAGAAGAGCAGAACCACTTCAGAAAGTGATTTGTGGGATTCAAGGAGAAGTTCAGCAACCaagagcagggaggcagagagacTGGCAGAGGAATCTTGTGAGGGACCAGATGAGCAATCACTTCTTGCTGATCAGGTAGGGCAGGTGAAATGGGCTGATGGGGTCATGTGGGGAATGCAGCTCTGCTTGTGGAGAGCTCCATTTTCACTCGAGTGAGTGGCAAAATGCCCAGAGATAATGGACAGACTGCAGCTGCCATGGGGAGAGGAGACAGCAGGACACTCAATTTAATTACAGGTACCCAAAAGAAGAGGCAGGATTTCAGAAATGCTATAGAAGAACATGTGCCaagatggagaagagaagagtCAAGAAGAGAAGGGGACTGCACAAAAAGCCCTCTGCTATCTTTGCAGCTCAATGAGGAGTCTGCAGGAGTGCTGCATTTCCAGAGGGGTGGAGATGtgcctcagtgctgcagctgcataCCTTGCTCTCTTTGAGTCGATCCTCTTCTTTGATGGCTGGAATTATCTTCAGCGTTATTGACCCTTGAGACTGAgcctgagaaaaacagaaatggtTTTTTACTTTGAAAGCAGGACAAGGACACAATGCAGACTATCCAAGCTCCAGTTAATGAGCTAGCAGCTGTCTCCTCCTCAGAACTCTAACAGGCCAAGCTAATCCACTATTTAACTGCATTACAGAGAACATCAGGATGTTCCATAACTCCACAACAGTGGAGACATCCACAGTAAATACTTTGCTAAAACTTATTAGAACCTGCATTAAAAttcctttgtttgcttttagcAATTGCATTAATTTCTGGGCTCCAGTTCAGAGTACATAACATACTTCTGTGACTTGTAGTGCAACGACTTAACTTTTTGCAGACTAATCATTTTAAAGTGCTGCTTTGACAAatactgctgtgttttctccatAACTTGTTAGAATGAAATATAAGCATCTACAAAATAAACACCTACTTTCACTCTAGAAATCTTTGCTAGAAAATGACAATTATTAGTTATAGTAAACTAAAAAGCATGTTTAGGTCCTTCAGAAATCCAGAATGGGTTTATCTCAACTGTTTTAGATGCCTTGTTTGGCATGAGATGAACTGTGTTGTAGGGAAGCCTGCAGTTCTGCACAGATTAAAAAGTAAACACAAACATTTGTaccttttttccaaaaaataaaccatgaaaaagaaagtgttACACTTCAGGCATTAACTCACATGGGACATATGTAATTAGAAATTACAGGACAGATAAATAGCATCCCAAGATCCCCATAAATAAAACTTTACACACTATTTCAAAGTGGTTTTGACACCCCCTGCCCCCCAAGTTAAAGGCAGTCATTGGCATTATTTGGGATTATTTGATCTAAATTGAAATCAGGTGATGGAACTGACACATTACTGTGTCCCTAACTCCACTCCACACCAAGACAAGGGGGAACCACAGCACAAAAGGGAAATCAGAGATAAAGAAGCACAAGAGCTACACCACTTTCTACCAAGATTTGTGGGTGTTCATGTTAGAGAAGCTTGAAGCAAGAAATTTCTCATGTCACCAGGAATCTGCTGGTAAAGGACAGACTGACAGCTCCACTGAGCACACAGACAAGACTCTCTTCAGCCTCCCAACACACCAAATTATGGATCATCCCCTAGGAGTGTACTGGTAATTTGCAGCTTGTTTGCCATAAACAAAGCATTAAAGGGAAGTTCTTGACAGAGCAACATGTTAACTTTGTATTTGTATCTTACTTGGTACCAATCCAGTTCGCAGAAGTTTCTGAAGTCAAAAGGAGGAGACTAATCcactgggagaagaaaaactctTAATGCAAAGACAAGCAGGGATTGCATCTTTTAGCTCTATATTTTAAACTCATGGTTAAATTTCATCATCTACTGTAATTACTAGATCACCAAACAGAAAAGATCTTGAAATGAAAATCAGTGCAGACCAAAATCTGACTTATTTCTTCTGGTCGTTTGTGAAGCACAGAAATACCATTGACTTCTCTTAGTTCATCTCCAACATGGACAAGACCTGAAAAGATGGTAAGTAAATTAAAATAGGTCTAGAGACTGGAAAGCACTACTCCTCTGCTGTCCAGCCAAAGTCATCAGCACGtactccctctcctccctcatccACACTGATGGATTTAGTACCACAGCCAAGTGCCTTTGCTGGACATGTGCCTCAAAGTCTCCTGCCTTTACTCCTAATGGcacttttcttttccatgcagCACAGCCTCAAAGGAGAGCAGCATGCAGACAGGCAACTTGGGGCAAGGAACTCTGGAAAAACACTATTTGGATCAGTATTGAGTATGCAAAACTGGAATAGTTTCATGAGTGTGTCCAAATCTTATGAAGTCAGGAGACACCCAGGAATATAAAGGCAGGAATGACATGTCAGTCACCTGGCAGATCAATACTTCACACTCACAGAAAGAATGctacactgatttttttttaacaagccATGAAGAGACTCTACAACATTTAGTTTGCTTATCCAGTTCAATAAGAAATGTTGCACTTGCCATATATATAGCTACTGTTAACTGACATAAGAGAATTTCTCactaaagcaaacagaaagcaaCACATGATACACTGAATAAACCAAGCTaccagattaaaaattaaaaacattctttgCAGTTTTCTAAAGCTCAAACATACTTCTTCcatctctgctttcattttttcctaataaaaagCAGATGTGATTAGATGAACAGATTACTGgtgaaacacagaaatgcttAGAGCATGCTCAGGAAACTTGAGAGGTTTCCAAATGCAATTCAGAAATGAACTAGTGCAATCATACCACTGCGATCAGCTGCACCACCCCTCATGATCCTTGCTACAATCACAGCTCCTGTGTGTTCATCTCTTCTGATGGTAGCTCCCTGAAATAAAACATACCCCCCACCCAAAAAAGGTAAGATATGTGCCCTGAATTCAGCAACCAGAGAAATAATGTATATGCTATTATGTCTTTTCAACAGGAATTAATTTATTCTGTGgatttcctctttctccttgaTGATTTCCACCATTACTCAAGTTTTGCCCATGCCAATTGATTATGAGAAGGTGCACCCACCTTCCTTTCTGCTGACTTTGATAAGTGCTTACACTTCCTGCATTACTGTGGTCATCAAAGTCACTCAAGTGTGCAAAACAGCTTATTGTAAcaaattccttctccttttctgacTCTTTATACAATACAGtctgtcaccctgattttttaagattttctaagcctactgatgtttacattcttgtagcAAACTTTCtcactttctgtaaataacttattgttctgcattcttttatggaagaggagaaatttgatagacttggtttgttcagtgtcattggagaggtggcactgtcaccctccaatccactgtcacttttggaaatctataaatgttagagtcagaaaataaacttcccttttcttcaccctgagagcagcagtgtgtgctcgTGTTGTTTTGTGTCCCACAGTGACAACAGTCAGCACTTTTATatgtaaaaacaacaaaagccaagtaattggatttttttcctacctctGCTAGCAATGCAAAGCTTTAATCAGAAATTCAGTCACTGCTCCCTTCTGTGACAcacaaaaagcagatttctttcCCAATACAACTGTTTTTCCTTAGGGAATCAattcttccatttccatttgCATAAAATTAGGACCTTGACAATATAATGCTTATGTAGAGGTATCAAACATACTCTCACTGACTTCATGCAAGTGAACACATGAAGTCATTGCATGTTAGCTACAGTATCAAAAGAATTAATAGATATAATCAGCATAATTGCTTCAAGGTATACAATTCCCACCCTGTGTTTTCTGGCATTATAAACTATGCCCACAAAGCAGCTAAATGCAAAATTGTGAAGGTGCATTTATCATTTACTAAATTGGTTTTTATGTTACTTTATAAGCTTCAGAACACTACAAGTTTTTAAAGGCTGTTTGATGACATCTTCAAGTATCTCCTCCATGCTCCCAATAACACTCTTGCACCATAGAGTTTTATGACTAGAGATGATCTAATATGTACCAAGGgttctttatttttcactaGCCGAACAATTTTCACTGATTCCTCATCAAAATCATCATCAAAATTATCAGGCAGAGGTGGAAGAGCTGGGTCAAAGTTCTTCTGTGCTACAGTGTCATGTACTACAAGCATTGCCTgcataaaggaaataaaaaccagtCATGTAATGGAGTAATATTACAATTCCTATTCTCATGTTTCCAGTATTAGAGCAAAATGAAACCTCCCCCTCTGAACCCTCACCACAAATCCTCCAAAAAAGATTTAGCAATTACCTTACCCATCATGTAAACTATACACTGGTATGtgtcaatatttaaaataaatccaggcaacaacaaaaaccagtattttgtggaaaatgtaaaacaaagtGGACCATGAAAAGCAAGAAGGtatccttcttttcttttcttttctggtcCCTCAGAAAACAGTAAGGAAGTAAGAATGGAAGACAGCACGGTGCATTATGCAGGAAAGCTgtctctttttaatttccttcacaTCTTAAAGTCTGTGCAGGAAATCCCAGTGGAAAAGAAGTTTGGAGGAGGCTTCTATGTAACTTTTCTGTTACAAAATGTTCTATTACAATTCTGCAAAGGCATTTCTTTAAGGTTCCCAATGTGGTTTTTACCCTGAGATGCGGTGTTGACAACAGCTGAAGcagctctttttcttcattattcaCTGGTGCTGTCTGCAATTCTTCTattacctttaaaataaaaatttacaaCCTCAAAATTACAGGAGTCCACCAGACAAGATAATGTATTTACATTTCTGTTGAGTGTTTGCTAACATCTATCATCCATCAAAGCAGTGTGCACAGATCAGAACTGATCCCAGTCCACAGTGCATGAAACctgaaagaaaccaaagttTCTTTAGCTATTTTTATTAGATAGTACAGAAAACAGCATTAGGAATCAGAATCATAATCCCTAAACACACATTTTAAGAGTTACTCCATCAACAGAATTTCAGGAGTGAGTTCTGAAATTTTACATTCTATATGGAATACACAAATGATACCTGAAACAACACTTTTATTATTTGATAAAAGAATTTAAACTGTTCTGCAGTCATCTAGTATTACCTGTGTGGAACATGCAACATAAGTTCCCTTGTTCCCCTGCAAAACCTGGACACCAAAATATGCCCTGGACTCTCAGGCACTTTAAATGAAAGATGAGAGAAATAATGGAGGCACTTCTGCACTGGGCTGAGTGGgtgggaggagagagaaggcaggggagggaggaggaagggaaaatggcttgagaaaaaagagatttccttACCCTGTTAAGGGTTCTAAGCAGGGAAGTCATATAGCTCTATAAAAAACTTCTCTGCTATTCTGAAGATGGAAATTTTGTATGACTTGACAGGCAGCAACAATGAAACTGTTGTGGAGGTGGTTCAGTGTGTGTAGGAacagggatgggggggggggtgctGCATGTTAAGGGGGGCACTGGGATCTCCTGACTTTGAGAAGGGAAATATTCCAGCTCCCAAACCTTCCACTGCTCCTCCTATGCTATGGTAGAAAACAGCTGCATGTAAAGAGCCAGCAAATGCAGAATAAATTTCACTTCACAGGCACAGGGCATCGTGTCACACACAAACCTaagacacagctctgctctgtgaacAGACTGGGGCACAAActgattgagagcagcccttaGGAGAGTGACCTGAGGATCCTGGTAGATGAAACATCAGACACAGGATAGCAATGTGTGCTTGCAGTCCAGAAAGACAACTGTATCCTAGCCTGCATGGAGAGAAGCAGggccagcaggtcaggggaggtgatcctgtccctcctcctgtccccacgAGACGTCCTCACCGAGAGGTCAGGGGAGGTGGTCCTGTCTCTTCTCCTGTCCCCATGAGACCCCCTCACCCAGAGGTCAGGGGAGGTGGTCCTGTCTCTTCTCCTGTCCCCATGAGACCCCCTCACCCAGAGGTCAGGGGAGGTgatcctgtccctcctcctgtccccatgaGACCCCCTCACTCAGAGGTCAGGGGAGGtggtcctgtccctcctcctgtccccatgaGACCCCCTCACCCAGAGGTCAGGGGAGGtggtcctgtccctcctcctgtccccatgaGACCCCCTCACTCAGAGGTCAGGGGAGGtggtcctgtccctcctcctgtccccatgaAACCCCCTCACCCAGAGGTCAGGGGAGGTgatcctgtccctcctcctgtccccatgaGACCCCCTCACCCAGAGGTCAGGGGAGGTGatcctgtcccttctcctgtcCCCATGAGACCCCCTCAGCCAGAGGTCAGGGGAGGTGGTCCTgtctctcctcctgtccccatgaGACCCCTCAGCCAGAGGTCAGGGGAGGTGGTCCTgtctctcctcctgtccccatgaGACCCCCTCAGCCAGAGGTCAGGGGAGGTgatcctgtccctcctcctgtccccatgaGACCCCCTCAGCCAGAGGTCAGGGGAGGTGGTCCTgtctctcctcctgtccccatgaGACCCCCTCAGCCAGAGCAGTGTCCAGTTCCAGAGTCCCCAGTGCACAGACCTGTTCTAGTGCATCCACAGGAGGATCACCAAAATGCTCAcagggctggaacacctctcctatgaggaaaggatgagagagttgggattgctcagcttggagaagagagggcTTGGGGGAGACTTTACTGCTGTCATTCAgtgtggaagaggttttacagcaacttctgtgagccagagagaagtttgatcagaggatccatgtttaccCCTGAGAGAATTTCCTACCCAGGTTGTTGACagagaaaccaagaaagaaagaaggataagAGAAACCTGAACTGCCTGTTCCAATGAGCACTTTGTTTGTCTCTGGTGACCAATGAGTAAAGTGTAAAATGATGGGTTTTATAAGTatgtataaaaagcatgcatgccataataaaaacagtttaaagcCTTCTGAAATGGAGTGTGTTGCTTTGTGTTGTCTCTGTCTCAACTACAACAACTCAGCACATAAAGGAGGCTtacaagagagagaaaagctctTTACCAAGGCCTGTAGGGACAGGACACTGGGCAGCAGCTTTAAATGAAAGAGAGCAGATTGGCTATAAGGAAGAATTAGATTATCCATATTTAGAGTGGCtataaggaagaattttttttatgatgAAGATGGTGAGATGCTAGAACATCTGCATGGTGAGATGCTGGAAACAAGGCTGCCAAGAGAAGTTTGGGATGCCCCAGCACTGGAAACGTTCAAAATCAGGATAAACAGGGCTGTGAGCAATCTGATCCAGGGAAAGCTGAGCTGCCTGTGGTACCTAGATGAGATCACCTTTCAAGGTCCCTCCAACTCAAACCaacagcagtgcctgcctgggTTGTAAGGGTTTTAAGGCTGAATATAAGACTGAATGCTCAGCTGGGATAGTCTATTGTCAGGGCAGGGCCTCTCCCTCTTCCATCCATTCATAATATCCTTTCCTTCCTACCTGAACGTGTCCATCTTCAGATGACATTTAATGACTTGGTATTTTTGAGCTCTCATTTCCTTGATTAATCATGGCCAACAGATTACAAAGACAATTGAGGGAGATGACAAATATGTTCACATATAGCACAATTGCAAAGCTTTGATTTGTTAGAAAAGCAGGCATAAATAATAGGAAAATTAGGAGACAAGAATTTTTACTCACATCTTCAACTAATCCTGCTGCACTATGTAAAACAGGAGTTGGACTCTGTCTTTCATAATGACGGAGCTTCTCatgaatctgaaaaaaattattcagggATATTTCTACAGAGAGATACAAAGCTTTCCAAATATACCAACAGtggaatatttttctatttaaggAATATAATTTATCTGAGATGTGTCAGAAAAATCATCTCTCTTagggttatttttgttttgtttaggagtcttagttttctttttgctcatgGTAGTTTCAGTCAAAAAATCTGTAAAGACTTTAGGAGCATAAGGGAAAAATTAAGCCATTTCACATTACTTTTTATCTATGGGGCACTGTATGTTCATTTTAgcaagaagagcagaaaaatttatttctgaacaaAATATGCTAATTAATGTTTGTTCTTAAACATACATATGCTTTGGTCGGTAcagaattcttaaaaaaaaaagtttggcaAAGTAAATGGTTGATAAATCCAGGGAACAGAGGAAAAGTAAACTGTAAGGAGAATGTGCATAAATAAACTTTTACCTTCATCAGGTAGCTGAGACTCCTTTCACTGAAGACATCCCTAAGGAATCCCATTTCCTCTTTATGATTTGAATCAGGTCTTAGCTGAGATGTCAAAAGGGCCAAAGTTTCGTGCAATCCTAAATTCAGATTCAGGACAGAACAAAAACATTGTACACAGGATTTCTCACTGGACCTTCTACTGCAGACTTAAAAGCCACTGCATTTATTTGGCTACCACACTGGTGATGATCAAATTTGCAGAGAGACTCATGTTTATCTTTTGTTTAGCCACCATTCCTTTTGCAGCACTCCCTCTGTAAGTGGCAAACACAGCATCACATTAAGGCAAAAGCTAACAAAGCAATATatatagattaaaaaattatctttcacATTTCCCACTTCATGTTTATTATGCTTTGTTTCCAGAACCCTTTGTTTCCCTCTTACAAACTTTGAATTTTGTTACCACAGCAGACCCTCAAAATGACTGAATGACCTCCTTTAGCAGCTCTACTTCCCCAGCAGCTTTGCTCCCAAGTGTTCTCCTGCCCCTTCTACCTCTGAGGCACCTATAAAAGGCCAGGCCTGACCAGAGGAAGAAAGGACAGGAGCAGATTTCCATTGTGGTGGAATCAAAGCTTGTGGCTAGTTCtctaaaaagcatttaaatcaCCAATATCCCAATTTTGCAGCACACATGGCCAGACAAACACCAGATTTTCCCTGGTGAACCATGTCTGGGAACAcaagaccaaaacaaaacagaaaataaaaaaaggtggAGGGGGTTCAAATCTATTACTGTGACTATTCTCTCCATGAACCTTAGAGTGGATTTTGATCCAGGAGACTCAAACTCACTCCTGCTTTAACCCTAAGCATCATTTAATATCTACGACTTCCCCCTGGGCAGCATACTGGAGAAACTAGTAAAGTAGCTTTGAACAAAGTCACTTATTTTAAGTTAAAAGGAAGAATATTAACAAAGTTTACCAACCCCTGttcataaaatattaagaaatgaCACAGCAAGCAGCAGATATACATGGGCTGATCTTTAACAAGCAGGTGTAGAAGGCACTGCTACACTGAGAGGTCCAACTTTGCCTACAGGAGCTTATCAGAATACACTCAGGTCTATCAGAATATATTCAAGTTTATCAGAATATACTCAGGTCTGTCAGAACATACTCAGGTCTGTCAGAAAATATTCAGGTCTGTCAGAATATATTCAGGTCTGTCAGAAGATATTCAGGTGCTCTAGGGTTATTAAGAAACAGTTTCCTGACAAACTTgattaattttcactttttacaTTCCACCTTCTTTCTTGCAGATAATTGCTCAGAAACTCCAGTTGAATTCTCTTAATTCTCTTACATTTTACTCCAATTTGAATTCATTTTATGTGTGACACACCTATGGTAAGATTTCAGTCCCTGCTCTGTTGAAAGCATGCAGCTGAGTTACCTGAGTCTTCTGAAAGCACTGGCATGGCTCTGGTCTTACTCTCAGAGACAAATGTTCAACTTCAACCAAGAGGATTGTTTCTCCTTTCTGGACTGTGGTTCAGAGGCAGTCCTGAAATAAGCAAACATAATACCTAAGCTCAAGCATGCAAGAAAAATGTCAGGCAtgtaaaaatagcaatttttcGAGTTTTCAGTTTGACCTGGATCAAGCAGAGTTCTGCAGCCATTCTGCTATGCAAGTAACAATGTAAAATACCAGGTTATGTAATGAAATgtaagtaaaatgaaaaatactagGTTATATAATAACCATATTGTGTCTGGCATAAAGCTGAGGCTGAAGAGAGAATCTCTCAAGATAAGTAGTTGAAACAGGTCTAAACTGTCTGAAAAACCAGAAGAGAGGTTTAAAAGCACTGGGAAATATCACCTGCAGAAACAAAGCATGCAGGAAGATGCCACACCACAAGACGTGCTGGGGCTTCCTAAAAGCTCATCTCCAAGAAATGCCCACATCCCTAATTCTGATGGGAACCATGCTACACTTACAGGCAGCTCCCTAAAGCTGGCAGGACTGGCACTCTGCCAACCTTGGTCTCAGGTACTAAGGATgttataaaaaataaagctacTTCCACTGCTCAGAAACGGCTTTAGATTCTCTTGCCGATTCTTCTTGTCACTCAGAGCAAATTACTCcagagcatttttttccttaatttaaaaaaaaacccaaactgaatCTTTGCATATTATGCCAGTCCAAGATGACACATTGTGTTTCAGGGCACTTACAATCTTTTTCATGCCAATAAAATTCACTGGAGtagtatttatataaaaataaactccCATAACAGCACATATACTCCAACTCTTTGCTGAATACAAATAAGGATGCTCCTTGTGTTTCTATTTGTAGAGAAGTCTCTGATATTTTGGTTGCATGAATCAAGTTTGATGGTCTTCCAATTCAAATTTTCTTGACTAGCTGCCTGAAAATACCATAGTACTGCATGGCAAATTAGCATTTCCTTATTTAGAATTTTCTGGATTCCTGAGTTTCTCTACAACATAGTGAGATACTAGGCTCAACAGTCACCTGTGTTTTACACCCTGTATTTTCTACCACTTCCATTAATTAATCCATCTGGGCATCAAAACACAGCTGGAGTTCTCTAAATAAATTAACTGAGTGTTGAAATTTCACTCCAATCCATGGATTGTGCTCCAGTGCATTATACATACACTATACCTTCATTTTTATATACTATACCTTTATTTAAACACTCTTATAACCTATTCCTtagaagaaataaacatttcacTCACACACTTCATGCCAAAGAAATTTATGGGAAATTC
This region includes:
- the MPP3 gene encoding MAGUK p55 subfamily member 3 — translated: MPVLSEDSGLHETLALLTSQLRPDSNHKEEMGFLRDVFSERSLSYLMKIHEKLRHYERQSPTPVLHSAAGLVEDVIEELQTAPVNNEEKELLQLLSTPHLRAMLVVHDTVAQKNFDPALPPLPDNFDDDFDEESVKIVRLVKNKEPLGATIRRDEHTGAVIVARIMRGGAADRSGLVHVGDELREVNGISVLHKRPEEISQILAQSQGSITLKIIPAIKEEDRLKESKVFMRALFCYNPKEDRAIPCQEAGLPFKRRHVLEVVSQDDPTWWQAKRVGDTNLRAGLIPSKQFQERRLTYRRTTGTLQNTRTLKKPLYDQSSDKEDCDCEGYFNGHYIAGLRRSFRLSRKEKESSGSEGKQAEQADGAEFLTYEEVTKYQQQPGEQQRLVVLIGCLGAKLSELKQKVVSENPQEYGVAVPHTTRSRKSHEREGVEYNFVSKQSFETDVQQNKFVEHGEYKENLYGTSLEAIRSVMAKKKVCLVDVVPEAVKHLRTPEFKPYVIFVKPLISEKKKHVLKSHTSEEISSPLDEEQQEILNSAAFIEEQYGHLIDTVLVKEDLQSACNELKSVLDKLNKDSFWVPVSWVRS